A part of Schistosoma mansoni strain Puerto Rico chromosome W, complete genome genomic DNA contains:
- a CDS encoding nucleoside diphosphate kinase, with the protein MARENSPYIHIERTLLIIKPDIINYADKIEELILQKGFLIIQKRRVHLTPEQASEFYAEHYGKIFYATLIAYISSGPIEVLVIARENAISILRELIGPQNAFKAKATAPESLRAIYGTDDQQNGIHASDSFTSAEKEIRFFFPDMDVAPISVRLAAKDYLVRNVNPTLLKGLTELCKQKPKDPVLWLADWLLENNPNKPCSCK; encoded by the exons ATGGCTAGGGAAAATTCTCCATATATTCATATTGAAAGAACACTCTTAATTATTAAGCCGGATATTATTAATTATGCAGATAAAATAGAAGAACTCATCTTGCAAAAAGGATTCTTGATAATACAG AAGAGACGCGTTCATTTGACACCAGAACAAGCAAGTGAATTTTATGCAGAACATTACGGGAAAATATTTTATGCAACATTAATTGCTTACATTAGCAGCGGTCCGATAGAAGTATTGGTCATAGCTAGAGAAAATGCTATATCTATTCTTCGTGAACTAATTGGTCCACAAAATGCATTTAAAGCTAAGGCGACCGCACCTGAAAG TTTAAGAGCTATTTATGGTACAGATGATCAACAGAATGGAATACATGCAAGCGACTCGTTTACAAgtgctgaaaaggaaattaggttcTTCTTCCCAGATA TGGACGTTGCACCGATTTCCGTTAGGCTTGCAGCAAAAGACTATTTAGTTCGGAATGTAAACCCAACTTTACTAAAAGGCTTGACAGAACTATGCAAACAAAAGCCTAAGGATCCAGTA CTTTGGCTGGCCGACTGGTTGCTGGAAAATAATCCAAATAAaccttgtagctgtaaataa